AACGGTTTCCGTTCCTTTCAAATCTACCAGTTCGGGAAAAATCAACTGCAAAATACCTGTTTCATACATCAATAAAAATCCTGTAGAAGGAAGATTTGCTGAAATTATTTTATTCAGCTCATCGCTTATCCGCTCAGGTGAAACAATCTGTAATCTTTGAACATTTCTGCAGATAGAATCGAAAGTCGCCTGCTCAATTCTGAAATTCAACTGGGTAGCAAATCGTATTGCCCTCATCATTCTTAAAGGATCATCAGAAAAAGTCTGATCAGGGTCGGAAGGGGTTCGTAAAATTTTATCTTCAAGGTCGTCAAGGCCATGAAAAAGGTCAATCAACTCAAGAAAATCTTCCTTGTTCAGACTGACGGCAAGTGCATTTACTGTAAAATCCCTCCTGCTTAAATCGTCTTCAAAACTACCTTCCGAAACCAGCGGATTTCGTGAGTCCTGCAGGTACGATTCTTTTCTTGCTCCGACAAATTCAATTTCGTAGCCTGCAGTTTTCAGGTTGACCGTTCCGAAATTTTTAAAAAAAACTATTTCAGGATTTTTACCTGTTTTTGAGGCAAAATGTCTGGCGAATTCAAAGACATTTCCCATGATCATAAAATCAATATCTTTGGATTTGATGCCGAGCAACATATTGCGTACCCAACCACCAACAATATATATTTTTTCCTGACGCTCTTCAGCGGTTTCTTTCAGCAGCCTGAAAATCCTGCCATACCGAACGGCTTTGGAAATATTTTCAAAGTTTAGAGTCAAGGAATAATTTTAAATGTAGAAACTTACTTATTTTTTCACCTGAGAAGCTCTCTGACGTTGTTGCTTCTGCAGTTCTTCGAGTCGCTGCTGCCATTTGCTGGCAGGTTTTGACGACTTTTTCTTTTTGTTTTCCTCAATCTTCTTCCTGAGCTTTTCTTCATTGATGGCCAGCTTGAAAAGATATTGCTGTCCAAAAGTGAAAATGTTGGCTAAAAAGTAATAATAGCTCAATCCTGCAGAGTAATTATTGAAAAACCCAAGAAACATAATCGGCATGATGTATTGAAGAATCTGCATCTGTTTGGCCATGGCATCATTGCTTGTTCCCATCATTTTTGAATTCATACGGGTATAAATCAAGGTCGAAATGGTCATCAGGATGGTGAATAAGCTGACATGGTCGCCATAGAACGGAATAGAAAAATTATTTGGAAAGTTCCAGATAGAATCATAAGTGGAAAGGTCTTTTGCCCAAAGGAAAGATTCCTGCCGCAACTCAATCGAGGCAGGGAAAAACCTGAAAAGAGCGATGAGTACCGGCATCTGAAGCAACATAGGTAAACATCCGCCCATCGGGCTGACTCCTGCACTCCTGTACAATTTCATGGTTTCGGTCTGTAATTTTGCCGGATCTTTCCCGACCTTTTCTTTGATGGCATCAATTTCGGGTTTTAATACACGCATTTTGGCAGTAGAAAGGTAGGAACGATAAGTCAGAGGAAGCAATACAATCTTGATGATAATGGTTAAAAGCAAGATAATCAGACCGAAATTTCCTATAGCGTTTGAAAGTATGTTAAAGGTAGGAATAACAATTCCAACGTTTATCCAGCGGATAATTCCTTTTCCGAGATTGATTTGATTTTCAAGCTTTAGGTTGTACTTCGCCAGCGTTTTAAAATGATTGGGGGCAAAGAGAAAACTAAGGTTGTAAGTTTGTTTGGGCTGATGTGTAAAAGCCATACTTAGTGTTGCTTCCATTTTTCGCTGGTAAAGGGAATCTCCGGTAATGCTTTCAGTTTTCACCAATCCTCTTAAAAAACCATCCTTATTAATTAATGTCTGTGTGAAAAAATGTTGTTTAAAAGCCACCCATTCAATTTTACCAACCGAGATATCCTGCTTAACGTCTTTATTTTCAGTTAGTTTGAGTGGTTTTTCATTGACATAGCGATAATGAATGGTCGGAGCTGTACCAAGAATTTTATTATTGGCATTACTTCTTTCGGTTTGCCTGATTTTCCCGTACCAATTCATGTCTATGTAAGAAATAGTGCGGGGAATAATTTTATCCAGCCCGTTCATTTCGATTTTAAAATCAAGCATGTAATTGTTGGGTTGCAGCGTGTAAATGTGGTCGATGTAAGAATTGCTGTCAACTTTTAACCTAAAAACGAGTTGTTTATTATTGCTGTTTGTATCTGCTCTGATGAGTTCAAAATTGAGCATGCTTGTGTTTACGACCTGATTCTGAAAGATAAACTGATAGCCAAAATCTCCGTCCATGCTGTCCATCAGAATCAAAGGTGTTTTGTTAAAAGTTTTATATTTTTTAAGTTCAACATAAACTATTTTTGCTCCTTTGGAAGAAAATTTAAGCTTAAGAAGTTCATTTTCAAGCGTCAGAATATCTGATTTATCAGAAACAAGTTTTTTTAGCGGTTCGGGTAATACGGTTTCCTTTGAAGTATCTGTCTTCGTAACGAAGCTGTCAGCTTTATTTTGTAAGGCAATGGATTCTTTAGCTTTGGCGATAGAATCCTGAACAGCAATAATGGAATCATTTGCACGTTTCCTTGCTTCAATCTCGGCCTGAGAAGGTTTGTTGATGTAATAAAAAAATACAAGCACAACAGTGATAAGTGCGAAGCCAATCAGCGAATTACGGTCCATTAAAAATTTTTTTTGAACCGCAAAAATAAGGCTTCTCTGTTAAGCAGACTGTTATTGACTAATTAAAATTTATTTATTTCCGCCTGCATACAGTTTTTGAAATGCCTTGGTATCTTTTAAAAAAATTATTTATTGCAATTTTTCATAAAATTATACCTTTACAGTTTGAAAAAATCATTTTAGTAAATCAAAAAATGGCATTTTAATATTTCTTTTCATGGAAGATAGATGGAAGAATAAAAAAATACTGATAGTTGAAGACAACACTTCAAATTACAGATTACTTGAAGCCATTTTAAGATCGAAAAAAATTGAATTTGATTGGGTAACGGACGGATTGCAGGCCATGCAGGCAATTCAGAATAATAAATATGATTTGATAATCATGGACATTCAGCTCCCGGAACTTGACGGTTTTGAAGTAACCCAAAAGGTCAGGGAGTTTGACAAAGACGTTCCCATTATTGCCATTACTGCCTTTGCCATGTTTACTTCAAAAAGCAAATGCATGGAATATGGATGTAATGATTTTATAATCAAACCCTTCAGATCATCCGCACTGCTGCCTTTATTAAACAAATACCTGTAATTAAAATCACAAATAAAAATTCAGTTGGCTCTGATAGGATCAGATATAGGTTTTGCACGTAAACTGCTTGAAAACGGGGAAATTATTGCCATTCCGACCGAAACAGTATATGGACTTGCAGGCAATGCCCTGAATGTTGATGCCATCATTAATATTTTTAAAGTTAAAAACCGGCCTTTTTTTGACCCATTAATACTTCATATTGGCAAGCAAGAAGATATTGAAAAATACGGCACTGATATTCCAGCTGTCCTTTTTCAGCTTGCAGAACGTTTCTGGCCGGGGCCACTGAGCCTCATCGTCAAAAAGAATGAAATAATCCCCGATATAGTAACCAGCGGATTGCCAACAGTTGCTATCAGGATGCCGGATAACAAACTGACGCTTTCATTGTTAAATAAGATTTCTTTTCCTCTTGCCGCTCCGAGTGCCAATAAATTTGGCAGGGTAAGCCCCACCTCTCCTGCTCATGTTGACAAGCAGTTAGGAAATGAAATTCAATATATTTTAGACGGAGGACCAACAAAAATCGGTATCGAATCAACAATTGTGAAATTTCATCAAAATCAATTGATGATACTTCGTAAAGGAGCTATCAGTGCTGAGGAAATTGCCGAAGCTACCGGAATATTTCCTGTAATGGCCAATGAGCAATCTAAAGTGGAAACTGCCGGTCAGTTGAATAAGCATTATGCGACACAAACTCCTATTAAAATTATTGATTTTCAATCATTTAAAAAAGAATATTTTGTGAAAAATGTCTGCTTGCTGAAGTTTAATACATATTCAAAGGAATTCCCACATGAGCATCAACGTATTTTATCCCCCAATTCAGAGCTTACAGAAGCCGCAAGGAATTTCTTTCAGTTTCTCCACGAACTTGATGAATTAAAATTCGATTTGATTTTAGCTGAACTTGTACCTGACAAAGGAATCGGAAAGGCTATTAACGACAGGATCAGAAAAGCTGCTGCTACTTTTGAGCAATAACACAAGATTGATCTCGAAACTACTTTTAATGAATTGCCTGAAACAGGCGGTTCCATCTGATTTTGTTGATACCTCTTCCCTCTTTATCCCACGACATCCAGATAAACAATGCTTTACCAACAATATGATCTTCAGGAACAAAACCCCACATGCGGGAATCAGCTGAATTGTGGCGGTTGTCCCCCATCATCCAGTAATAATTCATTTTGAAAGTATAGTGGGTAATTTCTTTTCCGTTTAAGTAAAACTTACCGTCTTTCATCGTAAAGTCCGGGTTATTTTCATAAACACGAATCGGACGTTGATAAATGGCATAATTATCTTCATTCAGTGCAATCTTATCACCCTTTTTAGGGATATAAATTGGCCCGTAATTGTCAACATTCCACTTCAATCGCTCTGAGAACGGATAAAAATTAGGATCAAAAGTTCCTTCCGGATCTATCAGAGGTTCTATCTTTTTCACATTCTGAAACTTACTGATTCTATTGGCATTTTCGATGGTTAGCCACATAATATACTCCGACCCGTCACCAAGTAACGACTGATAATCAGTTATTCCTAAATCGTGTAAATGTCGTTTGCTGAATCCGGAACCATCAGTTTTGACATAATAACGATATTGACCATCGGGAGGCAGTTTTACGTGTTTTGAATTGATATAAACCTGTCTGTTTTTAATGAATAAGGTGTCTCCCGGAATGCCGATACATCTTTTTATGTAGTTTTCCTGCTTATCAACAGGCCTGAAATCCTCCATCGGATAATTAAAAACTACTACATCGTTGTTTTTTATTTTTTGAAATCCGGGTATTCTGGTATAAGGAATTTTCCACCAGGTTACATATGATTTTGTTTTAATAACAGGCATCGTATGATGGGCGAAAGGGAAAGCAATTGGTGTCATGGGAATCCGGGGACCATAATTTACTTTGCTGACAAACAGAAAATCACCTACAAGCAATGATTTTTCCATTGAAGGTGTCGGGATGGTATAGGCTTCAATAAAAAACCAACGGATAATGGTTGCAGCAATAGCGGCAAAAATGATGGCATCTGCCCATTCCCTTGATTTACTTTTTTTTCTGCTTTCTTTAAATGCTTCATCTCCTCCTGCCCCAACATATTTGAGTTTTTTATCAAATGACAGATAAATCAATGATAAAGGTGCGAAAACAGTATACCATGTATTTTTTGAGCCATAAATACCGAAAGATTTCAGCAAGGCAATCACCATCAGCAATAACATCAGCAGGTTGACTCCCGGCACTATCAACAGGAAAATCCACCACCATGGCCTGCCTGAAAATTTAAGCATCACCAGAAGATTGTAAACAGGGACAAGCCCTTTCCAGTTTTTTTCGTTTCCATGAGGGAACAATCTGTATAGACTTACTGATAACAGCAAATAATACAGGGCAATGAAGATATAAAAACCGGGAGATAACATTTGATTTTATTTATTGTTGTCGAAAAGGTGTTGCATGGTGTAAATTCCTTTTTTACCAATGAGCCATTCGGTTGCAATTAATGTACCAGTGGCAAAACCAGCTCTGCTAAATGCCTCATGTTCAATAACTATTCTATCAATATCAGATTCAATGCTTACTTCATGAATGCCAACAATTTCTCCTTCACGATGATAGTAAACCGGCAGAATTCCGGCATCAGGACGTGCGTCAGAATGATCGGGATAGGCTTTCCACTCTTTGTAGCTATCAAGTTCTCTAAGCATGGTGTTGGCTATGGTGATGGCGGTACCGCTGGGAGCATCCTTTTTGTGCTCATGATGAGCTTCTGAAATGCTTATTTTATAGGATTTGTATTGATTGACCATTTTGGCCAGCAATTCACATGCTTTTAACATAACATGAACCCCAATGCTGAAATTGGAAGCATAAAACAAGGCTCCGTTGTGTTTTTTACATTGGTTCTCAACTTCATCAAATTCATGATACCAGCCTGTTGTACCAACTACAATGGGCTTATTGGCTTCAAAACATTTAATGATATTGTAAACTGCACTTCCGGGTGTGGTAAAATCAATCACAATATCCGCATTTTCAAATGCCTTACTGTCAAATTTAAACACAAAGTAAGGATCATAGATACCTGTAATTTCGTGTCCGCGTGAAAGGGCCATTTTCTCGATTTCTTTGCCCATTTTTCCATAACCAAAAAGAAAAATCTTCATAATTAAAATTTATAAGTGATTCCAGTTAATGCAAATAATGACCCATCAAGAGGCAATTTTATTATTTCCGTAGAAAATCCAATATCATCCATCCGGTCGAAGCTCCTGAGATGGGCGCTCACATAAGCATCAATTATGTTCAGAATATACACTCCTGTCGTAGCTATCAATGATAATTCAAGATTTCTTCTGTAATAGTCACGAAGTGATTTTAACTGTGTAGCTTTTTCATAGCGGTCCTTCGCTGTACCATTGACCGGATCATATTTATCGATGGTCAATGGATTGTTATCAGTTCGAAGAAGATATGCTTCTTTAAAATCAAGATAATTCAGGCGATTGGTGTTAAAAAAATAATAACATGTACCTAAACCTGCATAAACAATAGGAGTTTTATACCATTGTCCGTTTAAAATCTGTCCGGTTCCGGGAATAATAGCAGAGGCAATCGTTGAGGTTTTTGGATTGATTTCCTTTTTCTTCTGTGTATTCTGTGCAGTTGACTGAAAGAAGATGGCTACAATAAAAAATGATAATAGGATTGCATTATTATGTCGGAAACAAATAATCAAATCATTCCCTGTTTAAAATCCTCGTAATAGACTCCAATTCTTCTTCACTGTTAAATGGTAAAATCAGTTCTCCTTTCCCCTGCTTTTTAATCTTGATTTTTATTTTTAACTGTGTTTTCTCCGATAACTCTTTTTCTAATGCAATGATTTTCTCGGGCTTTTCGGCTTTCTTTTTTTCAGGAGTCTGTGGCTTGACTTCAATTAATTCATCCTTTGACTGACGGGCTAATTCTTCTACTTCCCTCACAGAAAGATCTTCTTCAATAATAAGTTTTAACAGATGTAACTGAACTTCAGGCTCTTCAATACCAATTAAACAACGTGCATGCCCCATGCTGATTTGCTGATCGCGTATGGCTACTTGTATTTCCACCGGAAGTTTTAATAAACGAAGGTAGTTGGTTACTGTCGAGCGGTCTTTGCCGATACGTGTCGCCACATCTTCGTGTTTCAGGTTACATTCTTCGATAAGTCTTTTATAACTGATGGCTATTTCGATAGCATTCAGGTTTTCACGATGTATATTTTCAATCAACGACATCTCCAGCATGCCTTGATCGTCTGCTACCCTGATGTATGCCGGTATTTTTTCAAGTCCTGCCCTGATGGCGGCTCTAGTTCTTCTTTCCCCTGAAATGAGCTGATATTTTCCATACCCCATCTTCCTGACGGTAACTGGTTGAATAAGTCCGTGAACTTTAATAGATTCTACCAGTTCGTCAAGCTCCTTGTCATTGAAGTTTTCCCTTGGCTGAAAAGGATTGGCTTCAATATCAGAAATAGGAATTTCGGCCACACTGAACAAAGGTGGGGCATTTTTCCCTGTAATATCTGTTTCAGTATTTTCAAGCAACGCATTTAAACCTCTTCCTAATCCTTGTTTTTTTGCATTCATATCTTAAAAGTAAGTTTACTTTTTTACAAGCGGTAAATTGTTATTTGTCAGAATTTCTTTGGCAAGATTCAGATAATTCACTGATCCCCTGCCCTCATGGTCGTGAAGTAAAACAGGAACCCCAAAACCCGGTGCTTCACTTATCCTTATATTCCGGTGAATAATGGTATCAAAAACAAGTTGCTGAAAATGCATTTTAACATCTTCAACTACCTGATTGGCAAGCCTTAACCTGACATCGTACATGGTCAGTAAAATACCTTCTATTTCAAGGGCAGTATTTAGATTGTTCTGTACAATTTTAATTGTGTTAAGCAGTTTTCCAAGCCCTTCCAGGGCAAAATATTCACACTGCACAGGAATAATCACCGAATCAGCTGTTGTCAGTGCATTTGTTGTTATAATTCCTAAGGAAGGAGAACAGTCAATTAAAATGAACTCATAGTCTGATTGTATTTTTTTTAAAACCTTTTGCATCATTCTCTCCCTTTCTGGCATTCCGATTAATTCAATTTCAGCACCTACCAGATCGATGTGAGAAGGCAGAATGTACAAATTCTGAATCTGAGTCGATAAGACGGCTGTCTTTGGATTCAAATTATTGATGATACATTCGTAAATCGAAGTTTTTACAGTTTTGGGATCACAACCTACTCCGGAAGTGGCATTTGCCTGCGGATCGGCATCTACTATCAGGGTTTTATATTCAAGGGCAGCCAGACTTGCAGCAAGGTTAATGGCTGTAGTGGTTTTTCCTACCCCGCCTTTCTGATTTGCAATTGCGATAATCTTTCCCATCTTATTTGTTGCCTTTTATGAATTAAATCGCTATTTCGGTCATTTTATTCTTCATGCAAATATATCGACTTAAGTTTTTTATTGAAGGCAAGTTTAACCCGCTCAGGGTGAATTGTGGATAAATAATTTAATAATTGAATATCAGCTATTTGCAGATGAATCCTCCCTTTTTGACAAAAGCTCTTCTACCTCTACTGATTCGTGATGATGTTTCTGACGCCAGTAAAAATCATTCCTTTTACTTAAGGTTGCAAAGTAAAAAAGAACGCCAAGAAAGAGCAATTTATCAGAAAATTCAGAATCAATAGATTTGTAGAGGATAAAAGAGGCAGCCAGATGGGCCGTCAGAACAATGGCTGTAATGACAGCAAAAGTTCTTGTTATTTCAGAAGTTTTGGAAAATCCTCCTAGAAAAATAAAGATTGCCCCCAGAAAATAGACAACTGAGAGTAAGAAATACTCACTACTGAAGTCAAAATACATGAGCCTTTTGCCATAATTCACATAAACATAAACCAGCAATGCTATTCTCAGCAGCCATTGGGCAAGGCCATAATATTTGGCTAAACCTTTTAAATCTCGTCTTAAAGCACTTAAAATACCCATAATTATTGTTTCAATTCAGTTTGAAGTAAGGTTCAAAAATAGTTAAATTAAATCTTCTTTTGATAAATCTGAGAGTGTTTTCATCTTCCTGAACGATTTAATCCACAGGTAAATAAAAAAAGGTAACCAGACAGCAATCATTATTGCCTGCTGTGTCATCAGGAAAAAATCGTATAAACCATGAATCAGAAAAGGGATAACAAAGGCAAGAATAAAATTTGCCATTTTGTTCCCGACCTGAAAACGTGCAAAACCGAGATAAAAACCCATGAATATTCCTGTAAAGGCATGAAGGGGAATAGCCGTAAATGCCCTGACTACTCCTGTTGACATTCCACCTGAATAGACATAAAACAGATTTTCTATCATGGCAAATCCGAGTGATACAAAAACAGCATAGACAATTCCGTCAAATCGCTCATTGAAGTTTTTATTGCGCCATATTAACAGGTAAAGTGCCAGAAACTTACATGTTTCTTCAGAAAAGGAAGCTACTACAAAAGCATTGTATGCTGCAGAGCGGTACGTTTCTGTATAAGTATTGAAAGTACTGAGAAAATTTTCAATCAGAATGGCTGCCACAGCAACCAGACTTCCTGAGAAAAGACTAAGTAGTAAAAGTCCTATCGGTTCCTTTTCGTATTTATCGCGGAAATAGATATAAACCAGAATGATGAAGACAGGTGCAACTGAAATAACAAGCAGGTTCACAAACTTTTTTTTGGGGTCAAAGATAATTTTTTGCAAATGATAAACAGAAAATCCTTTTTGGCTTAAATATTGTCAGAATAGCCCGAAAAAACAAATCTATGAATCCAAACATACTGATGGATCCTATTGGACGTTTAATGGGTTTACGCTATAAATCGCACCCATGGCATGGCATTGATATAGGAAAAAACGCACCCAATACCGTTACAGCTTACATTGAAATCGTTCCAAGGGATACTGTGAAATATGAAGTTGATAAAGCAAGCGGATATTTGCGCATCGACCGTCCACAGAAATATTCCAACACCATTCCGGCCCTTTACGGGTTTATTCCTCAGACTTATTGCGGACAAAGTGTCGGCAAATTCTGCGAAGAAAAAACAGGTAAAAAAGATATAAAAGGTGATGGTGATCCGCTTGATGTTTGTGTACTCACTGAAAATGAAGTCGTTCACGGAAATATTATTGCAGAGGTCAAACCTATTGGCGGATTCAGACTTATCGACAACGGTACAGCTGATGATAAAATTGTGGCTGTTCTGGTCAATGATGCGGTATATAATGATTATGATGACATTAAAGATTGTCCTCCGCTTGTCATCAAACGTTTGCAACATTATTTCCTTACCTATAAAGACATGCCCGGCAACAAGCGTGATTGTGAAATCACACATATTTATGGTGCTGAAGAAGCAAGAGAAATTATTTCACGTTCCATCAATGATTATCACGACAAATTTTCCCTACTGGGCACAGCCCTCTCAAACGTCTGATAACCCGCATATTTTTTCCATCCAATAGTTTACGCTGACAGCTGCATCAAGATCGGCATTTGATTTTCCCTTACCCGTCATTTCATTTACAACTGATTGAATGAAAGGATGTTGTATGTTTTCCGGGAAATCTTCCGTATGTGTTAATTCCATCCCGTTCTTGATTATTTTAATTACTGATTTAGAAAAAGTTGAAAATTCAATAACGCCTTTTTCAAATTCTGCAGAAAACTGATCAGTTTTTTCCGCTTCAGAAGATGTAAAATACCAGATTCCATTCCCTTTGACATTTCCTTCAAGAAGAAATTCAGCTTCAACGTAATCCGGAACACCATACAGTCTGTTTCTGTTCTCTGCTATCCCTCCGGCATCAGTAATTTTACCAAATAAAAATAAAATCAGGTCAATCTGATGAGGGGCTAAATCGTAAAAATAGCCCATTCCACCAATTTCAGGGATTAATCTCCATGGTAAGTTTTCAGAATTAAAATCTTCTTTTCGTGGTGGTTGAACCAATTGAATTGAAAAGCTTTTCAAATTACCTAATTCTCCCGATTCTATTATTTTTTTTATGTAGAGAAAATAAGGAAGTGCTCTTCTGTAATAAGCCACAAACAACTGGCTTTCTGATTGTTTTGCCACACTGGACATACGGAGTGCATCCCTGTAGTGTAATGCCATTGGTTTTTCGACATATACAGCTTTTCCTGCTTCCAAAGCTTTAATGGAGTAAAAAGCATGAGAATCCGGGGGTGTTGCGATATAAACAGCGGATATATGTTCGTTGGCAATTAGTTCTTCAAAAGTGTTAAAAACATGAGGAATTCCGAGCCTTTCGGCACAATGTTCCGCTTTTTCAGTATTCCTTGAAAAGATGGCAAAAAGCTGTGAATCCTTTACTTTATTGAATGCAGGTGCACTCTTGTGCAGTGTTACATTTCCGCATCCAATCATTCCCCATCTGATCATTTTTTTCAGATGACATTATCAAATTCTTCCCAATTTCCGCTTTCATGCGGATTTTTAAAAACCCAGTAGAGAGCAAGGCCTAAAATAATGACTTTTATTATCAGCTTTAGTGATTGCCTGCCAGGCATCAGGTTAATTCCCCAAAAGATAAAAAGCAGAGGCCATAGTTGAAGAAGGTCGTGCCAATGAAATTGAATAACATTCATATTATCAAGCAATAACAACACACCTATTGTTAACAGGAAGATTCCCCAGAAAGCCCCTTTGGAATTGTTTTCATTCATGATGATTAGTTTTTTGAAGACTGAACAAAATAACAACTACACCAGCGAGTATTAATATGACAGGCCAGTATCTGTGTAAGGAGACCATCCGGAAAAATCTCTCAAAAACAAAGAATAGCCCGATCAAAATCAGTATAATGCCAAGAATAATGTTTGTGTTTCCCTGTTTTGATTCTGATAAAAATTCCGGTTCATTCCTGACTTCCTGATATTCAGGGGTATAAATGGTATTCTCAGGAATAATTATCCACAATACCAGATACGCAATCAATCCTCCGCCTCCAAGTATCATGGCTAAAATGAATAAAACCCTGATCAGACTGACATCTATTTCAAAATAATCTGAAAGGCCGGAACAAACGCCTCCCAGCATGCCATCTCTTTTGTTGCGATAAAGTTTTCTCGTTCTCATTTTAAATTTTCTTAATCATTTGTTATTGAATATTTTACACTTAAAACAGGATAGTTGCTTCTGTTCACCAGCTTTTCAGCAATACTTTCATTAAAAATCTGATAGAGCTGTGAACGCCCTTCCGTGATCAGGGCTATGAGTGAGGGTTTCAGCCTTTCGGCAAAATCATTTATCCCCTCATGAATACTTGAATGATTGATAATGTTGATGTTATAGTTTTTTAGGCCCAAAACCTTTACAAAGTTCTCCGCTTTTTCCAGACTTTCGTATGTCGTTTCAAACTCTTCCCTTGTAATTACCTTTAAAAGATGAATTTTAGTCTGATAAATTCTGAACAGTTTATTGAATTTTTCAAAAGACATAATGGACGATTCTCCGAAATCGGTTGCAAACAAAACATTATTAATATTCACTTTTTGAACAGGATGTTTAATGGTCAATACAGGACATTCCGACATTCGCACCACCTTCTGGGTATTGCTTCCGATAAAGAACTCCCTGAAACCTGAAGCCCCGTGTGAGCCCATGACAATCAGGTCAATCTGGTTTTCTTCCGCAAAGTTGATAATGGTCTGGTAAACATTCTCAAACAGAATGACTTCCATGGCATTTACATCCCGTAAAAAAGGCATCTTCAACAATCCGGCAAAGTTTCTACGAATCAATTGAAGAGTTTCGGAACCTCCGGGAATTTGTTCAATCACTTCAAGTTTATCAGAGAGATATGCAGGTAACGAAACGATGTGAAGCAGAAACAGTTTCCCATCACTTTTCCGTGCTATAGAAGCCGCAGCCTTTACTGCATTCACAGAGCATTCTGAAAAATCAACCGGCACCAATATTCTCATTTGGCTTTTGCTTTTAGATATGATACGTCAATAATGCCTTCAAAGTTACTTTGAATTTTTAATTGCTGAGGGAAGTAAAGTATTTTTTACTAAAACCAGATCAGGTTCAATACTCAATATCTTCCTGTAAATTTCCACGGCTGTTCTGTAATCTCCCATGTTTTCATAAACAGTTGCCAGATTGATATAGGTGTTCAGATATATCCATGTTCGTATCTTCCCATTTTTTTCTAACAAGTTCAATGCTTTTTGATAATACCTGATAGCTTCCTGCTTAGAGCCGCCAAATACAGGAGGCATATGATATTCAACATTCGCTTTTTCAATATAACCAAAGGGGCTCTCTTTATCAAGTTCTATTGCTTTGTTGATCAGTTCAACGCTTCTGGGACCAAGGTATATAGCTTTATATGGGGCAATACTCATTCTGAATCCATAATAGGCTCCCCTTAAAGCATGTATTTCAGACCACCCGGGATATTTTTTAATTAAATAATCCAGATAAGATTCTCCTTTTTCTATATAATTAATGGCCTTTGACGGATTCCCTTCTGAAATGAAGAA
The window above is part of the Sphingobacteriales bacterium genome. Proteins encoded here:
- a CDS encoding tetratricopeptide repeat protein, which codes for MKAAGLLLTVILLLGFSDESKSQTYTEKLYNAYVYSKMDEWQKTIREMEKSYMEKKSDRLLFEMTHAYYGYIGFFISEGNPSKAINYIEKGESYLDYLIKKYPGWSEIHALRGAYYGFRMSIAPYKAIYLGPRSVELINKAIELDKESPFGYIEKANVEYHMPPVFGGSKQEAIRYYQKALNLLEKNGKIRTWIYLNTYINLATVYENMGDYRTAVEIYRKILSIEPDLVLVKNTLLPSAIKNSK